Proteins found in one Persephonella sp. genomic segment:
- a CDS encoding GGDEF domain-containing protein: protein MADNKINCEFYNKLKGTKKLSHEDIKLLMNIVRKELSFLIKHNIPPVPRNYEKWFYIFCSLAEQKKELDDLELIGLYKDIYEEDYQSVDITAEKESVPEDLAKKFKNIATKLDETLKDLINNIDSYQDRLDNHTDKLEKVKKEATIETVNDAVMEILNELKKLRMENNKLKNELKSYHSEVVSLKEELASAKREATIDFLTGLTNRRRFERALEDAIKDRKLRNYPSSLIFVDVDDFKKINDEYGHVIGDIVLKELATIFKFYLRANTVVGRIGGEEFAILLPGVELKDAVKVAERLKKIIENREIKVNVEGKDKKIRITASFGVTEIGHDDTVESLLMRADEAMYKAKKKGKNRVEVEV from the coding sequence ATGGCAGACAACAAGATCAATTGTGAATTTTATAACAAACTGAAAGGAACAAAGAAGTTAAGCCATGAAGATATTAAACTTCTTATGAATATTGTTAGAAAAGAGCTCAGCTTTCTTATAAAACACAACATACCACCTGTTCCCAGAAATTATGAAAAATGGTTTTATATTTTCTGTTCACTTGCTGAGCAAAAGAAAGAGCTTGATGATCTTGAGCTGATAGGGTTGTATAAGGATATATATGAAGAGGACTACCAGTCTGTAGATATAACAGCTGAAAAGGAGTCCGTTCCTGAAGATTTAGCAAAAAAATTCAAAAATATAGCTACAAAACTTGATGAAACATTGAAAGACCTAATAAACAACATTGACAGCTATCAGGACAGGTTAGACAACCACACAGATAAACTGGAGAAGGTCAAAAAAGAAGCTACGATTGAAACTGTGAATGATGCTGTTATGGAAATTCTCAATGAGCTCAAAAAACTCAGAATGGAAAATAATAAACTGAAAAATGAACTGAAATCTTACCATTCTGAGGTTGTATCCCTTAAAGAAGAACTTGCATCAGCAAAAAGGGAAGCGACCATAGATTTTCTAACAGGACTTACAAACAGGAGAAGGTTTGAAAGGGCACTTGAAGATGCCATAAAGGACAGAAAATTAAGAAATTATCCATCATCTTTGATCTTTGTTGATGTTGATGATTTTAAGAAAATAAATGATGAGTACGGGCATGTTATAGGAGATATAGTTCTTAAAGAGCTTGCTACGATATTTAAGTTTTATCTCAGGGCAAATACAGTTGTAGGCAGAATTGGAGGCGAAGAATTTGCCATTTTGCTTCCTGGGGTTGAACTTAAAGACGCCGTTAAAGTTGCTGAAAGGCTTAAAAAGATAATTGAAAACAGGGAGATAAAAGTAAATGTTGAAGGTAAAGATAAAAAAATCCGTATAACAGCAAGCTTCGGTGTAACAGAAATCGGACATGATGATACAGTTGAGAGCCTACTTATGAGAGCAGATGAAGCTATGTACAAAGCAAAGAAAAAAGGCAAAAACAGAGTAGAAGTTGAGGTATGA
- a CDS encoding peptidase U32 family protein, with protein sequence MKKPEILAPVGHYEGLHSVIKAGADAVYMGVGKINQRALKSNFTIEDVKEIRKITQDAGVRQYIVLNSIVFEEDLPYINEILHQLKDIGVDAVVGWDMAVLSKSIELGIETHLSTMASVSNSQAARFYEKMGIKRVVPAREVKLEGLLEIKNKTNLEIEIFIHGAMCMAVSGRCFLSHDVFEKSGNRGECYQVCRHEFDVKIVSKNTGTEFLLGSDYVLSARDLVTINFVDKLMWADSWKIEGRNKNADYAYMVTYAYREARDRILNGEWDKKGWKDLLDMLERVYHREWDSGFYFGEGRFGLNRSIAKEKKLYVGEIIKYYPKISVAELKVVDNPVSIGDTIHIIGKKTGLIRQTVRSMQVERKDIHKADRGMVVGLKTDDKVRPGDKVYLIKQVDTSDNINNNHSLITK encoded by the coding sequence ATGAAAAAACCTGAAATACTTGCTCCTGTGGGGCATTATGAAGGCTTACACTCAGTAATAAAAGCAGGTGCAGATGCAGTTTATATGGGTGTTGGAAAGATAAACCAGAGGGCATTAAAGTCAAATTTCACGATTGAAGATGTAAAAGAGATAAGAAAGATAACTCAGGATGCAGGGGTAAGACAGTATATTGTCTTAAACTCAATAGTTTTTGAGGAAGACCTGCCTTACATAAATGAGATACTTCACCAGCTTAAAGATATAGGAGTTGATGCTGTAGTAGGCTGGGATATGGCTGTCCTTTCTAAGTCTATTGAGCTTGGAATTGAAACCCATCTGTCAACCATGGCATCTGTCTCTAACTCACAGGCTGCAAGATTTTATGAAAAAATGGGGATAAAAAGGGTTGTTCCTGCAAGGGAAGTAAAGCTTGAGGGTCTTCTTGAAATAAAAAATAAAACAAATTTGGAGATTGAGATATTTATACATGGTGCTATGTGTATGGCTGTATCGGGAAGATGTTTTCTCTCCCATGATGTTTTTGAAAAATCAGGAAACAGGGGAGAATGTTATCAGGTATGCAGACATGAGTTTGATGTAAAAATCGTCTCAAAAAATACAGGGACAGAGTTTTTACTTGGTTCAGATTATGTCCTTTCAGCGAGAGATCTTGTAACAATAAACTTTGTTGATAAGCTGATGTGGGCTGACAGCTGGAAAATAGAGGGCAGAAACAAAAATGCAGATTACGCATATATGGTAACTTACGCTTACAGGGAGGCAAGAGACAGGATACTGAACGGGGAATGGGATAAAAAAGGCTGGAAAGATTTGTTGGACATGCTTGAGAGGGTTTACCACAGGGAATGGGATTCTGGATTTTACTTTGGTGAAGGTCGTTTTGGACTAAACAGGTCTATAGCAAAAGAGAAAAAACTGTATGTTGGGGAGATTATAAAATACTACCCAAAAATAAGCGTTGCTGAGCTGAAAGTGGTTGATAATCCTGTTAGCATCGGGGATACGATCCATATTATAGGTAAAAAAACAGGTCTGATAAGACAGACCGTTAGATCAATGCAGGTTGAGAGAAAAGATATACACAAAGCAGACAGAGGAATGGTTGTTGGACTGAAAACAGATGACAAAGTCAGACCAGGGGATAAAGTTTATTTAATAAAACAGGTTGATACTTCCGATAATATTAATAATAACCATAGTTTAATTACTAAGTAA
- the mqnE gene encoding aminofutalosine synthase MqnE codes for MKVTDFDRLLSLASDKELFPIIDKVLKGERLSFEDGVKLFKTSDLITLGLLANYATEKKNGKYAYFVINRQINPTNVCALDCNFCAFATMDKNDPKAYEMSYQEVVEKARYAVSQGASEVHIVGGLHPEWGFDVYLEMVYQLKRNFPDLHIKAFTAVEIDYFSRISGLSYEEVLLKLKEAGLGSLPGGGAEIFSPRVRRIIAPSKIGWKKYLQIHKTAHSLGLHSTVTMLYGHVETYEERVDHMIKVREAQDETGGFTCFIPLAYQPENNELNITEHTHGVDDLKTIAVSRLILDNIPHIKAYWVMVGEKIAQTALNFGADDMDGTVMEEKIAHFAGAKSPTQQQKEKLIRLIKEAGKIPVERDTLYNHLKVYEE; via the coding sequence ATGAAGGTTACAGATTTTGACAGGCTTTTATCACTTGCTTCAGATAAAGAGCTTTTTCCAATTATTGATAAGGTTTTGAAAGGCGAAAGGCTTTCTTTTGAGGACGGGGTTAAACTTTTCAAAACTTCAGATCTGATCACCTTAGGACTTCTTGCAAACTATGCAACAGAAAAAAAGAACGGTAAATATGCATATTTTGTTATAAACAGACAGATCAACCCTACAAATGTTTGTGCCCTTGATTGTAATTTCTGTGCGTTTGCAACGATGGACAAGAACGATCCAAAAGCATATGAGATGTCATATCAGGAAGTTGTGGAAAAAGCCAGATATGCTGTATCTCAGGGGGCATCTGAGGTTCACATTGTAGGTGGGCTTCATCCTGAATGGGGATTTGATGTTTATCTTGAGATGGTTTACCAGTTAAAAAGGAATTTTCCTGATCTTCATATAAAAGCCTTTACAGCTGTTGAGATAGACTATTTTTCAAGGATTTCAGGTCTTTCCTATGAAGAAGTTCTGCTGAAACTTAAAGAGGCAGGGCTTGGAAGCCTTCCGGGAGGAGGGGCTGAGATATTTTCTCCAAGAGTAAGAAGGATTATAGCCCCTTCAAAAATAGGATGGAAAAAGTACCTCCAGATACATAAAACAGCCCACAGCTTAGGTCTCCATTCTACCGTAACAATGCTTTACGGACATGTTGAAACATACGAGGAGAGAGTTGATCATATGATCAAAGTAAGAGAAGCTCAGGATGAAACAGGAGGTTTTACATGTTTTATCCCTCTTGCCTATCAGCCTGAGAATAATGAGCTAAATATAACAGAGCATACACATGGTGTTGATGATCTTAAGACTATAGCTGTATCAAGGCTTATTTTAGACAACATTCCACACATTAAAGCTTATTGGGTAATGGTAGGTGAAAAGATAGCACAGACAGCTCTTAATTTTGGGGCTGACGATATGGACGGAACTGTTATGGAAGAAAAGATAGCCCATTTTGCAGGGGCAAAATCACCAACACAACAGCAGAAAGAAAAGCTTATAAGACTTATTAAAGAGGCAGGTAAGATACCTGTAGAAAGGGATACACTTTATAACCATCTTAAGGTTTATGAAGAATAA
- a CDS encoding metallophosphoesterase, with protein sequence MDNFLQINTNKDVVVIGDIHGCFLEFLEMIQKIKDRYGEDTLIISVGDTVDRGDYNLEVLQLCFELKEKGDFIEVQSNHNLKLYRWFKGKNVNISYGMKKTVDQILSLSEEKKEILKERYIKYYESLPLYLIINSSVLVAHAGIKDEMIGKTGKKVKDFVIYGETTGRFTEEGFPERVDWTKGRKITDSSPKIVYGHVVYRQPYINNLCYGIDTGCVLGNMLTGYNPFKDEFIQVKAKKRYFSFD encoded by the coding sequence ATGGATAACTTTTTGCAGATAAACACAAATAAAGATGTTGTGGTAATAGGAGACATACACGGCTGTTTTTTGGAATTCCTTGAGATGATCCAGAAGATAAAAGACAGATACGGTGAGGACACTCTGATAATATCTGTTGGTGATACTGTTGATAGAGGTGATTACAACCTTGAGGTTCTTCAACTGTGTTTTGAGCTGAAAGAAAAAGGTGATTTTATTGAGGTTCAGAGCAACCATAACCTTAAACTTTACAGATGGTTTAAAGGAAAAAATGTGAACATCAGTTATGGTATGAAAAAAACTGTTGATCAGATCCTATCCCTTTCAGAAGAAAAAAAAGAGATATTAAAAGAAAGATACATCAAATATTACGAATCCCTTCCTTTATATTTGATAATAAACAGTAGTGTTCTTGTTGCACATGCAGGAATAAAAGATGAGATGATAGGAAAAACAGGAAAAAAGGTTAAGGACTTTGTTATTTACGGGGAAACAACAGGAAGGTTTACAGAAGAAGGTTTCCCTGAGAGGGTTGACTGGACAAAAGGAAGGAAAATAACTGACAGCTCACCAAAGATAGTTTACGGTCATGTTGTTTACCGGCAGCCTTACATAAATAACCTTTGCTATGGGATTGATACGGGCTGTGTTTTGGGAAATATGTTGACAGGATACAACCCCTTTAAAGATGAGTTTATACAGGTGAAGGCAAAAAAGAGATATTTTTCTTTTGATTAA
- a CDS encoding NAD-dependent epimerase/dehydratase family protein, translating into MKLFVTGGTGFIGSYVVDDLERDNQIILPVRNPSKVGKKTENVSIIPFGENLSDIIQEHRPEIVINLLGILNEDKKRGITFHKVHVDFVEQIVNGSLKTDVKKIIHISALGADINSKSMYAKTKAMGEKLIIDSGIDYLILRPSIVLGRGQKLFEDLKKFSKMTPVIFAPEGKVQPVHVEDLVDTIRKGVEDEKLKNLIVELCGNRIVSYKELFEFALSYIGKKRIVIQMPSSFFWLMLPVFRLFPEPPVTEDQLYLLEKDNVCTGNYPTHKDIIGKVRNPFKI; encoded by the coding sequence ATGAAATTATTTGTAACAGGTGGAACAGGTTTTATAGGAAGTTATGTAGTTGACGATCTGGAAAGAGACAATCAGATAATCCTACCTGTTAGAAATCCTTCTAAGGTTGGAAAAAAAACAGAAAATGTAAGCATTATCCCTTTTGGCGAAAATTTATCAGATATTATCCAAGAGCACAGACCAGAAATTGTTATAAATCTGCTTGGCATACTGAATGAAGATAAGAAAAGAGGAATAACATTTCATAAAGTTCATGTTGATTTTGTTGAACAGATTGTAAATGGATCGCTAAAAACAGATGTTAAAAAAATAATTCATATTTCAGCTCTCGGTGCAGACATAAACTCAAAAAGTATGTATGCAAAAACAAAAGCTATGGGAGAAAAGCTAATAATAGACTCTGGGATTGATTATCTCATACTTAGACCTTCAATCGTTTTAGGAAGAGGACAGAAGTTGTTTGAAGATTTAAAAAAATTTTCAAAAATGACGCCGGTTATATTTGCCCCTGAAGGAAAAGTTCAGCCTGTTCACGTGGAAGACCTTGTTGATACGATAAGGAAAGGTGTTGAGGATGAAAAACTGAAAAATTTAATAGTGGAACTGTGTGGTAACAGAATAGTCAGCTACAAGGAGCTTTTTGAGTTTGCACTTTCTTACATAGGGAAAAAGAGGATTGTGATCCAGATGCCCTCATCTTTTTTCTGGTTAATGCTTCCAGTATTCAGATTGTTTCCAGAGCCACCTGTCACAGAAGATCAGCTTTATCTGCTTGAAAAAGATAATGTATGCACAGGAAATTATCCAACACATAAAGACATAATAGGAAAGGTTAGAAATCCTTTTAAAATATAG
- the trpC gene encoding indole-3-glycerol phosphate synthase TrpC → MNILEKIVKTKKEELIDYTPDYIKYLEGKVVSRDPVRDFKGALKKEGINIIAEIKKASPSKGIIREDFDPVDIAKIYEKNGASAISVLTDKSYFKGDVVFLKMVRAVTSIPILRKDFIIDKRQILEAFAYGADSFLLIARILSEKELEELIKYGREFGMEPLVEVHSYEEGAKSINAGAKIIGINNRDLESFTVDINITKKLAPEMKKLGAEIIVSESGLSSKDQLLDLKNYSVDAFLIGESLMREKDIGEKLKSLIDP, encoded by the coding sequence TTGAACATACTTGAAAAAATAGTTAAAACAAAAAAAGAAGAGCTTATAGATTACACACCTGATTACATTAAATATCTTGAAGGAAAAGTAGTAAGCAGAGATCCTGTAAGGGATTTTAAAGGTGCCTTAAAAAAAGAAGGAATTAACATAATAGCTGAGATAAAAAAGGCTTCCCCCTCAAAAGGCATAATAAGGGAGGATTTTGATCCTGTTGATATAGCAAAAATATACGAGAAAAACGGTGCATCTGCCATATCTGTTCTGACAGATAAAAGCTATTTCAAGGGAGATGTAGTCTTTCTGAAAATGGTAAGGGCTGTTACAAGTATACCTATTCTCAGGAAAGATTTTATCATTGACAAAAGACAGATACTTGAGGCTTTTGCATACGGGGCTGATTCATTTTTGCTAATAGCAAGGATACTATCGGAAAAAGAGCTTGAGGAACTTATCAAATACGGAAGGGAGTTTGGAATGGAGCCTCTCGTTGAGGTACACTCATACGAGGAAGGGGCTAAATCAATAAATGCAGGTGCCAAAATCATAGGAATAAACAACAGGGATCTTGAGAGCTTCACAGTTGACATAAACATAACAAAAAAGCTTGCCCCAGAGATGAAAAAATTGGGAGCAGAGATTATTGTTTCTGAAAGCGGACTTTCCAGTAAAGACCAGCTTCTTGATCTAAAAAATTACTCTGTTGATGCATTTTTGATAGGTGAGTCCCTTATGAGAGAAAAAGATATTGGGGAAAAACTGAAAAGCCTGATTGATCCTTAA